A genomic stretch from Candidatus Nitrososphaera gargensis Ga9.2 includes:
- a CDS encoding coiled-coil domain-containing protein codes for MSAADTRDLKSLGWDELVALKRKLAGELKEITDKIVEIDRNKLRAITDNIKEQRSILDVHTERLKQVRSEVEKRNAELLAVSEKISQSKNFLSMMEARLPPEKEEELQATVQNNQALLDTKDYKSEREKNEILSRLKEASMKMEAIKATRTIKDQLAQLTHESAGISSAIRRLDEERDSLRAKISEINSALDKLYDSKRKLAPERDLHLAKYDEIAKQFDAINARLDAMSEMRKRQREEYGYGLPSDALFKVKEEARKKLEAGSKLSFEELKLLYGEKD; via the coding sequence TTGTCTGCTGCTGATACCCGAGATCTGAAATCGCTTGGCTGGGACGAACTTGTCGCCCTAAAGCGCAAGCTTGCTGGCGAGCTTAAAGAGATAACAGACAAGATTGTCGAGATTGACAGAAACAAGCTACGCGCCATAACTGACAACATAAAGGAGCAGAGAAGCATCCTTGACGTTCACACTGAAAGACTGAAGCAGGTGCGCTCAGAGGTCGAGAAGCGCAATGCCGAGCTTTTGGCCGTGAGCGAAAAGATCTCTCAGTCAAAGAACTTTCTTTCAATGATGGAGGCCCGGCTTCCTCCTGAAAAAGAGGAAGAACTGCAGGCAACTGTCCAGAATAATCAGGCGCTCTTGGACACCAAAGACTACAAGAGCGAGCGCGAAAAGAATGAGATCCTGTCAAGGTTAAAGGAAGCATCAATGAAGATGGAGGCCATCAAGGCCACCCGCACGATAAAGGATCAACTTGCCCAGCTGACGCATGAATCAGCCGGCATCAGTAGTGCTATAAGGCGGCTTGACGAAGAGCGCGATTCGCTCAGGGCAAAGATATCAGAGATAAATAGCGCGCTGGACAAGCTGTATGACTCGAAGAGAAAGCTGGCACCGGAGCGCGACCTGCATCTTGCCAAGTATGATGAAATCGCAAAGCAGTTTGATGCCATAAACGCGCGGCTTGACGCAATGTCTGAGATGAGGAAAAGGCAGCGCGAAGAGTACGGCTACGGTCTGCCAAGTGACGCTCTGTTCAAGGTAAAGGAAGAAGCTAGGAAAAAACTGGAAGCGGGATCAAAGCTAAGTTTTGAAGAACTGAAACTGCTGTACGGTGAAAAGGATTAA
- a CDS encoding NAD(+)/NADH kinase, producing MKVVLSGVDSRDGALLSKVKKTLESLDVRTQIMKDDDYDTAKEVDLVMVAGGDRGILDYFHKVKTDSAPVLGIYETDSTGFLAQLEVRDIESAISRLKRGDYSVDEVFRLSVKVDGKQVDPVLNDVAVFPSKSATLMEHVLRIDGNDIWHDNSDGVIISTPTGSTAYSMSAGGPMVLQKAPVFLVVSVNSLDNTRRPLVVPNDSKLEITDITSRYHCEVVVDGGRRMRIKDNLECSKHEFPARLVRLAGDSSSAASLMAKKVQLAEDMLRMPPSAKLILKTLEYEGALSQKDLATRTMLPERTIRLSLSHLINQGYVKKKTSLRDARQRIYELKI from the coding sequence ATGAAAGTGGTGCTTTCAGGCGTCGACTCGCGAGATGGTGCACTCCTGTCCAAAGTGAAAAAGACGCTTGAATCCCTCGACGTCAGGACCCAGATAATGAAAGACGACGACTACGATACCGCAAAGGAGGTCGATCTCGTGATGGTGGCAGGGGGCGACAGAGGGATACTGGATTATTTCCACAAGGTCAAGACCGACTCTGCGCCAGTGCTTGGCATCTATGAAACAGACTCGACCGGCTTTCTTGCCCAGCTTGAAGTGCGCGACATCGAGTCGGCAATATCGCGCCTAAAGCGCGGCGACTACTCTGTTGACGAAGTATTCCGCCTGTCAGTCAAGGTCGACGGCAAGCAGGTCGATCCAGTATTAAACGACGTGGCAGTTTTCCCGAGCAAGAGCGCGACTCTGATGGAGCACGTCCTGCGCATAGACGGTAACGACATATGGCACGACAACAGCGACGGCGTCATCATTTCGACTCCGACAGGCTCGACGGCATACTCGATGTCTGCAGGCGGCCCGATGGTGCTCCAAAAGGCGCCAGTGTTTCTCGTGGTCTCTGTAAACTCGCTTGACAACACCCGCAGGCCGCTTGTGGTTCCAAACGACAGCAAGCTAGAGATCACCGACATCACCAGCAGGTATCACTGCGAGGTGGTGGTGGACGGGGGCCGCAGGATGCGGATAAAGGACAACCTTGAATGCTCAAAGCACGAGTTTCCTGCGCGCCTTGTCAGGCTTGCTGGTGACTCGTCGTCGGCCGCGTCGCTCATGGCAAAAAAAGTGCAGCTTGCGGAAGACATGCTCAGGATGCCGCCAAGCGCCAAACTGATACTAAAGACGCTAGAGTACGAAGGCGCGCTGAGCCAGAAGGACCTTGCGACAAGGACGATGCTGCCCGAGCGCACGATCAGACTCTCGCTGAGCCACCTCATCAACCAGGGCTACGTCAAGAAAAAGACGTCGCTGAGGGACGCCCGGCAGAGGATCTACGAGCTCAAGATTTAG
- a CDS encoding CTP synthase translates to MQSKSPNGSKFIFVTGGVMSGLGKGVITSSTAKLLQLAGYKISCVKIDPYVNYDAGTMNPVAHGEVFVTDDGGECDMDIGNYERFIDIAMTKDHNITTGRVYMDVIRAEREGKYLGQCVQIIPHVTDAIKNTLRKIASDEKLDIMVVECGGTVGDIESLPFLEAFRQMELELGQSNTLFIHVTLAPVLDVVGEQKTKPTQHSVQELRRIGIQPDILAVRCKMPLSDDARRKISLFASVEQKCVISCHDAPSIYKVPEVLESQGMLKAISERLALRRSTPQWGDWKAIAESFSKYGGSVRIAVVGKYVTLPDSYVSIYHALSHAGASIGKKVEIQWIDSEKFENRGQQSLSMLKNFDGILVPGGFGKRGSEGIIGAANFARANNIPYLGICFGFQLAIVAFARHVCKLGDANSTELEPNTKNPVVDFMPEQRNIHDMGGTMRLGAHDIAINPKTIAAKVYGSTAIRRRHRHRYEFNKKYLDLVSKNGLVLSAHSDSGRRMEILEIPNHRFYFAVQYHAEFNSRPGKPEQAFDAFVKSAALAKS, encoded by the coding sequence GTGCAGTCCAAGTCTCCAAACGGGAGCAAGTTCATTTTCGTTACAGGCGGAGTCATGTCCGGCCTCGGCAAAGGCGTGATAACCTCTTCAACGGCAAAGCTCCTCCAGCTTGCCGGCTACAAGATATCCTGCGTCAAGATAGACCCTTACGTCAACTATGACGCCGGCACCATGAACCCAGTCGCGCACGGCGAAGTGTTTGTCACAGACGACGGCGGCGAATGCGACATGGACATCGGCAATTACGAACGCTTTATCGACATAGCCATGACCAAGGACCACAACATCACAACAGGAAGGGTCTACATGGATGTCATCCGCGCCGAGCGGGAGGGCAAGTACCTTGGCCAGTGCGTCCAGATAATCCCGCACGTCACTGACGCGATAAAGAACACACTGCGTAAAATAGCAAGCGACGAAAAGCTGGACATCATGGTGGTAGAGTGCGGCGGGACCGTAGGAGACATTGAGAGCCTGCCATTCCTTGAAGCATTCCGGCAGATGGAGCTTGAGCTTGGTCAGTCAAACACGCTGTTCATACACGTCACATTGGCGCCGGTGCTTGACGTTGTGGGCGAGCAAAAGACAAAGCCTACCCAGCACAGCGTTCAGGAGCTCCGCAGGATCGGTATCCAGCCGGACATACTTGCGGTCAGGTGCAAGATGCCACTGAGTGACGACGCCCGGCGCAAGATTTCGCTGTTTGCAAGCGTCGAGCAGAAATGCGTGATTTCATGCCACGACGCGCCGTCGATCTACAAGGTGCCAGAAGTGCTTGAAAGTCAGGGGATGCTCAAGGCAATTTCAGAGAGGCTGGCGCTCCGGAGGTCGACTCCCCAGTGGGGCGACTGGAAGGCCATAGCAGAGTCATTTTCAAAGTATGGCGGCTCTGTCAGGATAGCGGTCGTAGGCAAGTACGTCACGCTGCCCGATAGTTATGTCAGCATATACCACGCGCTGTCGCACGCAGGGGCCAGCATAGGCAAGAAGGTAGAGATACAGTGGATCGACTCTGAGAAGTTTGAGAACAGAGGGCAGCAGAGCCTGTCGATGCTAAAGAATTTTGACGGGATACTTGTCCCCGGCGGGTTTGGCAAGCGCGGAAGCGAGGGGATAATCGGCGCGGCCAACTTTGCAAGGGCAAACAACATCCCGTACCTTGGGATCTGCTTTGGGTTCCAACTGGCCATAGTCGCATTTGCAAGGCATGTCTGCAAGCTTGGCGATGCAAATTCCACCGAGCTAGAGCCAAACACAAAGAACCCTGTGGTAGACTTTATGCCGGAGCAGCGTAACATACACGACATGGGCGGGACGATGCGGCTTGGCGCCCACGACATTGCAATAAACCCCAAGACCATTGCTGCCAAGGTTTACGGCTCTACTGCAATAAGGAGAAGGCACAGGCATCGCTACGAATTCAACAAGAAATATCTTGACCTTGTAAGCAAGAACGGCCTTGTCCTGTCGGCCCACTCTGACAGCGGCAGGAGGATGGAGATACTGGAGATACCAAACCACCGCTTTTACTTTGCTGTGCAGTACCATGCAGAATTCAACAGCAGGCCGGGCAAGCCAGAGCAGGCGTTTGATGCGTTCGTAAAGTCGGCAGCATTAGCTAAATCTTGA
- the trpB gene encoding tryptophan synthase subunit beta, whose protein sequence is MLGSYPVGGKFGRYGGKYIPETLAPAVEELESAYEKYRNDPEFQKDLSYYLTEYAGRPTPLYFAKNLTEHIGGARIYLKREDLLHGGAHKTNNTLGQALLAKKMGKKRIIAETGAGQHGVGTAIACAVLGLPAEIYMGAKDVERQRLNVFRMELLGAKVHPVQSGSKTLKDAINEAIRDWIANVKTTYYLIGSVVGPHPYPMMVRDFQSVIGYEIRQQMQELEGRLPDAMVACVGGGSNAMGSFYPFVDDADVMLWGVEAGGEGIKSGKHSATLAAGSEGVLHGMFTYLLQDKCGQVIETHSISAGLDYPGVGPEHAMLKDLNRARYAASTDDEAVEGFLALSRLEGIIPALEPSHAISYAMKLAKEMDKDDIIVVTLSGRGDKDVQVVQDYLDNKGKNKKKKRHAK, encoded by the coding sequence TTGTTAGGCAGCTATCCTGTGGGCGGCAAATTCGGCAGGTACGGGGGCAAGTACATACCCGAGACGCTGGCCCCTGCAGTCGAGGAGCTCGAATCCGCCTACGAGAAGTACAGAAACGACCCTGAATTTCAAAAGGATCTTTCATACTATCTTACTGAATACGCCGGCAGGCCGACCCCTCTCTACTTTGCAAAGAACCTGACCGAGCATATCGGTGGCGCTAGGATTTACCTAAAGCGTGAAGACCTGCTGCATGGGGGCGCACACAAGACAAACAACACCCTCGGGCAGGCGCTCTTGGCAAAAAAGATGGGCAAAAAGAGGATAATAGCAGAGACCGGAGCCGGCCAGCATGGAGTGGGCACGGCAATTGCCTGCGCTGTTCTCGGGCTGCCTGCAGAGATTTACATGGGGGCAAAGGACGTCGAGCGGCAGAGGCTGAACGTCTTTCGCATGGAGCTCCTCGGCGCAAAGGTGCACCCCGTCCAGTCCGGGAGCAAGACGCTCAAGGACGCCATCAATGAAGCGATCCGCGACTGGATAGCCAACGTGAAAACGACCTACTACCTCATTGGCTCGGTGGTAGGCCCGCACCCATACCCTATGATGGTAAGGGACTTTCAGAGCGTCATTGGATATGAAATAAGGCAGCAGATGCAAGAGCTGGAAGGCAGACTGCCTGATGCAATGGTCGCATGCGTGGGCGGCGGGAGCAACGCAATGGGCTCTTTCTACCCGTTTGTTGACGATGCTGACGTAATGCTGTGGGGGGTGGAAGCAGGGGGAGAAGGGATCAAGTCTGGCAAACACTCGGCGACTCTGGCCGCCGGCTCTGAAGGCGTGCTCCATGGCATGTTCACCTATTTGCTGCAGGACAAGTGCGGCCAGGTCATAGAGACCCACAGCATTTCGGCGGGCCTCGACTATCCTGGCGTGGGACCGGAGCACGCTATGCTAAAGGACCTAAATCGCGCCAGGTATGCAGCATCCACGGACGATGAGGCAGTGGAGGGCTTTCTTGCGCTCTCTAGACTTGAGGGGATAATCCCTGCGCTTGAGCCATCACATGCAATCTCGTATGCCATGAAGCTTGCAAAGGAGATGGACAAGGACGATATCATAGTAGTCACACTTTCCGGGCGCGGCGACAAGGACGTCCAAGTTGTACAAGACTATCTTGATAACAAAGGGAAAAACAAAAAGAAGAAAAGACATGCCAAATAG
- a CDS encoding PfkB family carbohydrate kinase, with protein MRIGIASHIVLDTIKSADGNLTESVGGPPCYCGMTGRRFGFDIRLATRVGSDFPQEMRKVLRDNDLILSDRQVSSSAPTTRFSLISESESRRLVLSAKCDPLTVDEIKDMKVDCWLASPVIDEVPPDVLAAIKQSRGRKDFVMLDPQGYMRIVTAAGSDGQVTLKDRLDLDLSGITAIKVDSQEMSALTGGLQGLEGMQALQSRGIRFVVSTEHRVIHLLYEKTHYWIKMRDVDTPDSTGAGDILCAAFTCSFLKEKDPLWAICFGAGAVRAALETRKVGLAKVPSMSKIEQSASYFYNTVGFQQLS; from the coding sequence TTGAGAATAGGTATCGCCTCTCATATCGTGCTTGACACAATCAAGAGCGCGGACGGGAACCTGACAGAGAGCGTCGGAGGTCCTCCATGCTACTGCGGCATGACGGGCAGGCGGTTTGGCTTTGATATCCGCCTTGCGACGAGGGTCGGCAGCGACTTTCCGCAAGAGATGCGCAAGGTTCTGCGCGACAACGACTTGATACTGAGCGACAGGCAGGTTTCTTCAAGCGCGCCGACCACGCGGTTTAGCCTCATTTCAGAGAGCGAGTCGCGCCGGCTTGTGTTGAGCGCCAAATGCGATCCGCTGACTGTTGACGAGATCAAGGACATGAAGGTCGACTGCTGGCTGGCAAGCCCGGTGATCGACGAAGTCCCGCCAGACGTCCTTGCCGCAATAAAGCAGAGCAGAGGCAGAAAGGATTTCGTAATGCTCGACCCGCAGGGCTACATGCGGATAGTAACCGCTGCTGGCAGCGATGGGCAAGTTACGCTCAAGGATCGGCTTGACCTAGACCTATCGGGCATAACCGCGATCAAGGTCGATTCGCAGGAAATGTCTGCACTGACAGGAGGGCTGCAGGGCCTTGAGGGAATGCAGGCGCTGCAGTCAAGGGGAATCAGGTTCGTAGTTTCAACCGAGCACCGCGTAATCCACCTCCTTTACGAAAAGACACATTACTGGATCAAGATGCGGGATGTCGACACTCCAGACTCGACTGGTGCTGGCGACATTCTGTGCGCAGCGTTTACCTGCTCTTTTCTGAAGGAAAAGGACCCACTCTGGGCGATCTGCTTTGGGGCAGGCGCAGTCAGGGCTGCCCTTGAAACAAGAAAGGTCGGGCTTGCCAAGGTCCCGTCAATGTCCAAGATAGAGCAGAGCGCCTCCTACTTTTACAACACCGTCGGCTTCCAGCAACTCTCTTAG
- the trpA gene encoding tryptophan synthase subunit alpha codes for MPNRITEKFGELAGRDKCALICYVVAGYPDIKTSEQVIDALVKGGADIIEIGIPFSDPIADGPTIQAASNSALKRGITPEKALQLAKSVRKKHPELPLLAMTYSNILVHAGMEKFMSRAKSCGIDGFILPDMPVEEAESYSAAASKLGLATVFLASPNTSEVRLKKIVDSTSGFLYLVSVFGITGARKSFEDYTLNAVKSVKQAASGRVPVAVGFGISTPAHAKFMIEAGADAVIVGSAIIDMIAKSSGKKMLAGLQEFARSMKKACKKSRTR; via the coding sequence ATGCCAAATAGAATCACCGAAAAATTCGGCGAGCTGGCAGGCAGGGACAAATGCGCGCTCATATGCTATGTCGTCGCCGGCTACCCTGACATCAAGACCTCGGAGCAGGTGATCGATGCTCTGGTAAAAGGCGGTGCCGACATTATCGAGATTGGAATCCCGTTTTCAGATCCTATCGCTGACGGACCCACGATACAGGCCGCGTCGAACAGCGCGCTCAAGCGCGGCATCACACCGGAAAAGGCACTACAGCTTGCAAAAAGCGTAAGGAAAAAGCACCCTGAGCTGCCGCTGCTTGCAATGACTTATTCTAACATACTTGTCCACGCCGGCATGGAGAAATTCATGTCGCGGGCCAAGTCGTGCGGTATCGACGGATTTATCCTGCCTGACATGCCTGTGGAGGAGGCAGAATCATACTCTGCAGCAGCATCAAAGCTCGGCCTTGCAACCGTATTCCTTGCTTCGCCCAACACGTCTGAAGTGCGGCTCAAAAAAATAGTTGACAGCACTTCTGGATTTCTGTACTTGGTCTCTGTCTTTGGCATAACTGGGGCCCGCAAGTCGTTTGAAGACTATACACTGAACGCAGTCAAGAGTGTCAAGCAGGCCGCCAGCGGCAGAGTGCCTGTGGCGGTGGGGTTCGGCATAAGCACACCGGCGCACGCCAAGTTCATGATAGAGGCCGGCGCCGATGCAGTCATTGTAGGCAGCGCAATCATAGACATGATAGCCAAGTCGTCTGGCAAAAAGATGCTAGCAGGGCTGCAGGAATTTGCCAGATCGATGAAAAAGGCCTGCAAAAAAAGTAGGACAAGATAA
- the radA gene encoding DNA repair and recombination protein RadA, with protein sequence MANSSKNVAELEIEDIEGIGPTTARKMKEAGISSVMELATAVADELATDLGSSKETAATFIMAAQKLLRESGVLDNEFTTADVELEKRKSLLRCSTGAKALDELLLGGVETQAITEFYGEFGSGKSQICHTLCVTAQQPVEEGGLGGGVILIDTEGTFRPERVDQIARARGLNPEEILKRVAICKAYNSSHLELIVKSMGKYIDDFKAKMIIIDSIISLHRAEFSGRGTLADRQQRLNSIMHKLVRIAEIYNIAIIVTNQVQSTPDTFFGDPTKPAGGNVIGHASTYRVYLRKAGNDRIAKIIDSPYHPYSDVRFTVNEKGVDDIESDAPKKKSAKEKDSDD encoded by the coding sequence ATGGCTAATTCGTCAAAAAATGTGGCAGAATTGGAAATAGAGGACATTGAAGGAATCGGGCCAACCACTGCCCGCAAGATGAAGGAAGCAGGAATAAGTTCGGTGATGGAGCTGGCCACCGCAGTGGCCGACGAGCTCGCTACAGACCTTGGTAGCTCAAAAGAGACTGCTGCCACCTTTATCATGGCAGCTCAAAAGCTGCTGAGAGAAAGTGGCGTTCTAGACAACGAGTTCACCACGGCGGACGTCGAGCTTGAAAAGAGAAAGTCATTGCTACGCTGCAGCACTGGAGCAAAAGCCCTTGACGAGCTCTTGCTTGGCGGCGTAGAAACACAGGCGATTACCGAGTTTTACGGCGAATTTGGAAGCGGCAAGTCGCAGATATGCCATACGCTATGCGTGACTGCCCAGCAGCCGGTAGAAGAAGGTGGGCTTGGCGGAGGCGTGATACTTATTGACACTGAAGGGACGTTCAGACCTGAGAGAGTTGACCAGATTGCAAGGGCAAGAGGTCTGAATCCTGAAGAGATCTTGAAGAGGGTAGCGATATGCAAGGCGTACAACAGCAGCCACTTGGAGCTTATAGTCAAGTCAATGGGCAAGTACATCGACGACTTTAAGGCCAAGATGATAATAATCGACAGCATCATTTCGCTCCACCGCGCCGAGTTTTCAGGCAGAGGAACTCTTGCAGACAGGCAGCAGCGCCTCAACAGCATAATGCACAAGCTGGTAAGAATCGCTGAGATCTATAATATCGCAATCATTGTCACAAACCAAGTCCAGTCAACACCAGACACATTCTTTGGAGACCCGACCAAGCCGGCAGGCGGAAATGTAATTGGCCACGCATCGACCTACAGGGTGTACCTGCGCAAGGCTGGCAACGACAGGATCGCCAAGATAATCGACTCACCATACCACCCATACTCGGATGTCAGGTTCACCGTGAACGAAAAGGGTGTCGACGACATCGAGTCAGACGCGCCCAAAAAGAAATCTGCAAAGGAAAAGGATAGTGACGACTAG
- a CDS encoding Cdc6/Cdc18 family protein yields the protein MSESAIFHDRSKLSPRYVPEELPHRQAQIEQIIHVFSDAAKDPDRFPLTILQVVGVAGIGKTSTILRSSKIIEEQFVKSRLVLKTAYINLKLQGGNKYAIYRFLLERIAPELPAQGLSAEEMLRYLLRYLRENKQYALIIMDEIDYLIKTSKDTGIIYDLTRLNEFEPDKPCNVKGVVFIARSTEFYSRLDPAELSTLGRVPMEFHPYSIEQVSDILESRAGQAFNPKAIGSDVIDKVAEITASPEVNGDVRYALDLLLYAGNLAESQGTGRVTLDHVRKVHGQVHPSITTEEIEQLSKNHLVSLMALVRALKSKKKPYVELKDVRLYASELAERLGMKKIDVEDYLDDLKARRLVDIRSLKEIGLHGASLAELEPALMNRIKGGEK from the coding sequence ATGTCTGAAAGCGCAATCTTCCACGACAGGTCGAAACTATCACCACGATATGTGCCGGAAGAGCTGCCGCACCGTCAGGCCCAGATAGAGCAAATAATCCACGTATTTTCTGACGCAGCAAAGGATCCTGACAGGTTCCCGCTGACGATCCTGCAGGTGGTGGGCGTGGCAGGTATCGGCAAGACATCCACTATCCTCCGGTCTTCAAAAATTATTGAAGAACAGTTTGTAAAAAGCCGGCTCGTCCTAAAGACAGCGTATATCAACCTGAAGCTGCAGGGGGGCAACAAGTATGCGATTTACAGGTTCCTGCTTGAGAGGATAGCGCCGGAGCTGCCTGCTCAGGGCCTGAGCGCAGAAGAGATGCTCCGCTACTTGCTGAGATACTTACGGGAAAACAAACAGTACGCGCTGATCATCATGGACGAAATTGACTACCTGATAAAGACAAGCAAGGACACGGGCATCATTTACGACCTTACAAGGCTCAACGAATTCGAGCCGGACAAGCCCTGCAATGTCAAGGGTGTGGTGTTCATTGCAAGGAGCACAGAGTTTTACAGCAGGCTCGATCCGGCAGAGCTGAGCACGCTTGGTCGTGTGCCGATGGAGTTCCACCCGTATTCCATAGAGCAGGTGAGCGACATACTGGAGAGCCGCGCAGGCCAGGCGTTCAACCCAAAGGCAATAGGCTCTGATGTCATTGACAAGGTTGCAGAGATTACTGCTTCTCCAGAGGTAAACGGCGACGTGAGGTATGCCCTCGACCTCTTGCTTTATGCAGGCAACCTGGCCGAGTCGCAGGGGACAGGAAGGGTAACGCTTGACCACGTCCGCAAGGTGCACGGGCAGGTGCACCCTTCGATAACAACTGAGGAGATCGAGCAATTATCAAAGAACCATCTGGTCAGCCTGATGGCGCTTGTGCGGGCGCTAAAGAGCAAGAAGAAGCCGTACGTCGAGCTCAAGGATGTCAGACTGTATGCATCAGAGCTTGCCGAGCGGCTGGGCATGAAAAAGATAGATGTCGAAGACTACCTTGACGACCTAAAGGCAAGGAGGCTTGTCGACATCAGGTCGCTCAAAGAGATCGGGCTTCACGGCGCGTCGCTTGCAGAGCTAGAGCCGGCACTAATGAACAGGATCAAGGGCGGAGAAAAATAA
- a CDS encoding indole-3-glycerol-phosphate synthase, with protein MMSKFVRTGLGIKRLVDNSFKAIDEGAYDTTAYSLTHDAISLRKAITLCLHAPLISEVKFSSPSQGRIRSKTTSSLVEIATTMIKSGAIGLSVLTQPYLFEGSIEYLTAIRKAVSAPLLMKDIIVSTIQIDAGKKAGADCILLIKTIFDQDLAEESMEKLAEYATNKGLQVLVEVHTEQEFGEVLNAKYPLIGINNRNLDNLQVDIATTERLLKNHDKGKSLIISESGIAKPADIQYLRKAGADAFLVGTSIMETGDIGAKVAELYNAL; from the coding sequence ATGATGAGCAAGTTTGTCAGGACCGGCTTGGGGATAAAGCGCCTCGTAGACAATTCATTCAAGGCCATAGACGAGGGCGCGTACGATACGACGGCGTATTCGCTCACGCACGATGCGATAAGCCTCAGAAAGGCGATCACTTTGTGCCTCCACGCCCCGCTCATCAGTGAGGTAAAGTTCTCCTCGCCTTCGCAGGGCAGGATAAGGAGCAAGACTACTTCTTCGCTGGTAGAGATCGCAACCACTATGATAAAGTCGGGCGCAATCGGCCTGTCAGTCCTGACACAGCCCTATCTTTTTGAAGGCTCGATTGAATATCTGACGGCTATCAGAAAGGCAGTCAGCGCGCCACTGCTCATGAAGGATATCATCGTCAGCACCATCCAGATCGACGCGGGCAAAAAGGCCGGTGCAGATTGCATATTGCTTATCAAGACCATCTTTGATCAGGATTTGGCGGAAGAAAGCATGGAAAAGCTGGCCGAGTATGCGACAAATAAGGGCCTGCAGGTGCTAGTCGAAGTCCACACCGAGCAGGAGTTTGGCGAAGTGCTCAATGCAAAGTATCCATTGATTGGCATCAACAACCGCAACCTTGACAACCTGCAAGTGGACATTGCAACCACCGAGCGCCTGCTCAAAAACCACGACAAGGGTAAGAGCCTGATAATAAGCGAGAGCGGCATTGCCAAGCCAGCAGACATACAGTACCTGAGGAAGGCTGGCGCAGACGCTTTTTTGGTCGGGACGAGCATAATGGAGACAGGCGACATCGGGGCCAAGGTGGCCGAGCTGTACAACGCTCTTTAA
- a CDS encoding CDP-alcohol phosphatidyltransferase family protein codes for MLNKLRDSLQPMMTRLGTSFASTGMSANFWTGVGLAISIAAGVAYASPAFLDVRWYSPYLAAVIGGVLLLVSAFFDVVDGSVARVTKQTSKKGAFLDSSFDKISEVVIFAGIAFGSLADPFWCLVALGVSILVSYTRARAESLGVELKGIGIGERAERILILAIIGMIPLDLISGMHSGMYWAVIIVSIVAGITLIQRVAVTAKKLSSSFT; via the coding sequence TTGCTTAACAAGCTGAGGGATTCGCTCCAGCCTATGATGACAAGACTGGGCACGAGCTTTGCCTCAACTGGCATGTCAGCAAACTTTTGGACTGGCGTAGGTCTGGCTATATCCATCGCGGCAGGAGTCGCGTATGCCTCGCCTGCCTTCCTTGATGTGCGCTGGTATTCTCCATACCTTGCGGCAGTCATCGGTGGCGTCCTACTTTTGGTCTCGGCGTTCTTTGACGTTGTCGACGGCAGTGTTGCGCGCGTGACAAAGCAGACGTCGAAAAAGGGGGCCTTTCTTGATTCGTCCTTTGACAAGATATCTGAAGTGGTGATCTTTGCAGGCATCGCCTTTGGCAGCCTTGCAGATCCGTTTTGGTGTCTGGTAGCTCTCGGGGTATCAATCCTTGTCAGCTATACCCGGGCCCGCGCCGAGTCGCTTGGAGTCGAGCTCAAAGGCATAGGCATCGGCGAGCGCGCGGAGCGGATACTCATCCTTGCAATAATTGGCATGATCCCGCTTGATCTAATATCTGGTATGCATTCTGGAATGTACTGGGCAGTGATAATAGTGTCAATAGTGGCAGGCATCACGCTAATCCAGAGGGTAGCGGTGACTGCAAAAAAACTGTCCTCTTCTTTTACCTGA
- a CDS encoding 30S ribosomal protein S26e yields MPKKRASRGRSKGGKGSSGVVHCSSCGALVPRDKAKKVTGRITLVEPTLAKELRAAGAYIPMSTDVKFYCVSCAVHRGVVKVRSESDRRTAGKLR; encoded by the coding sequence ATGCCAAAGAAGAGAGCGAGCAGAGGGCGGTCAAAGGGCGGCAAGGGCAGCTCTGGCGTAGTGCATTGCAGCTCGTGCGGCGCGCTGGTTCCACGCGACAAGGCCAAGAAGGTAACAGGAAGGATAACGCTTGTAGAGCCGACGCTTGCAAAAGAGCTCAGGGCGGCAGGCGCATACATTCCCATGTCTACTGACGTCAAGTTCTATTGCGTATCATGCGCAGTTCACAGGGGCGTCGTAAAAGTGAGATCAGAGTCCGATAGGCGTACTGCAGGCAAGCTCAGGTAA